A genomic segment from Alphaproteobacteria bacterium encodes:
- a CDS encoding ABC transporter substrate-binding protein, giving the protein MQGLITNTVLKSLCASIKTISRILPVLLFSLFTCPLKADDPSPLPIVVISQIVQHVSLDLEREGILAALKDAGYIDGQTVKIVYENAQGNMATSNLIASNFASLKPAVAVAISTPSAQSLMKPMAEQNVPIVFTAVTDPLEAKLVTRLDARPEAVTGVSDALKASSQLDLVKKLVPSVKNIGVVYNPGETNSVKAVQQLREEAMKRGFTLVIATADKSSDIVSATTKLVGKVDAIYIPNDNTAVAAMESIVILGKKFQLPIFAGDAGSVERGALAAQAYDRDTLGRAAGAKVAKILKGEKAGDLIVETDHPLVLMLNLKAAKDMGVTIPEDLKAQAKIIGEKP; this is encoded by the coding sequence ATGCAAGGTCTCATAACAAACACCGTTCTTAAATCTCTTTGTGCCTCAATAAAAACAATTTCTCGTATTCTCCCTGTTCTTCTCTTCTCCTTATTCACCTGTCCTCTTAAAGCCGATGATCCGTCCCCCCTACCAATTGTTGTGATTTCACAAATTGTACAGCATGTTTCCCTTGATCTAGAACGGGAAGGCATCCTTGCGGCACTGAAGGACGCTGGTTATATCGATGGCCAAACGGTGAAGATTGTTTATGAAAATGCCCAAGGAAATATGGCAACTTCTAACCTCATTGCCAGTAACTTTGCCAGCTTGAAGCCAGCGGTGGCTGTGGCCATTTCAACGCCATCGGCCCAATCTTTGATGAAACCCATGGCTGAGCAAAATGTCCCCATCGTCTTCACGGCCGTAACTGACCCTTTAGAAGCAAAATTGGTCACCCGTTTGGATGCGCGACCTGAAGCCGTTACAGGTGTGAGCGATGCTTTAAAAGCCAGTTCTCAACTCGACTTGGTGAAGAAGCTTGTCCCTTCTGTAAAAAATATTGGTGTTGTCTATAACCCTGGGGAAACAAACTCTGTAAAAGCTGTACAACAGTTGAGAGAAGAAGCCATGAAAAGAGGTTTCACTCTTGTCATAGCTACTGCTGACAAGTCCAGCGACATTGTATCAGCAACCACGAAATTGGTCGGTAAAGTGGATGCTATATATATTCCCAATGACAACACAGCCGTAGCGGCGATGGAGAGCATTGTCATTTTGGGTAAGAAATTTCAATTGCCGATCTTTGCTGGTGATGCGGGCTCCGTTGAAAGGGGCGCCCTCGCAGCACAAGCATATGATCGTGATACACTCGGCCGGGCCGCAGGCGCAAAAGTTGCTAAAATCTTGAAAGGCGAAAAAGCGGGTGATTTGATTGTTGAAACGGATCATCCCTTGGTTTTGATGCTCAATTTAAAGGCAGCCAAAGACATGGGGGTCACAATTCCAGAAGATCTTAAAGCACAAGCAAAGATCATCGGAGAGAAACCATGA
- a CDS encoding folate-binding protein, with amino-acid sequence MTFATILPNQGILKITGKDRSAFLQGLITNDVEKISPTQGIYAALLSPQGKFQYDLFIVSMKDPNGEESWLMTCDLDRADALLKRLSLYKLRSEVGLENVSDRYTVSAIWGPKALEIVNLPSTSGATRSLEGGCVFVDPRLTELGARVIMNRDKIQEFFESHGITPTSFDDYDHHRLIVGVPDGSRDVLIDRGILLECGFDELNALDWNKGCYMGQELTARTRYRGLVRKRLIPVRIEGKTPLFQSPVLQGGVEVGEMRTSIQNIGIAMIRLEALSKALPFQCEDATLTPHIPHWMCLPSLDEEV; translated from the coding sequence ATGACCTTTGCAACGATACTTCCAAATCAAGGGATCTTAAAGATTACCGGCAAGGATCGGTCTGCCTTTTTGCAAGGGTTGATTACCAATGATGTGGAGAAAATTTCTCCAACCCAAGGAATCTATGCCGCCCTCTTAAGCCCTCAAGGTAAATTTCAGTATGATCTATTCATTGTCTCCATGAAGGACCCGAATGGAGAAGAATCTTGGCTGATGACATGTGACCTTGATCGAGCCGACGCCCTTCTCAAGCGCTTGTCCTTGTATAAGTTGCGCTCAGAAGTTGGACTCGAGAATGTGAGCGATCGCTATACAGTTTCTGCGATTTGGGGCCCCAAAGCTCTCGAAATAGTGAATCTACCTTCCACCTCAGGTGCCACACGGTCCCTAGAAGGGGGTTGTGTCTTTGTGGATCCCCGGCTGACAGAACTGGGTGCTCGGGTCATCATGAATCGGGATAAAATACAAGAATTTTTTGAAAGTCATGGAATAACACCAACATCCTTTGACGACTATGATCATCATCGCCTGATTGTTGGCGTGCCTGATGGCAGTCGAGACGTTTTGATTGATCGGGGTATTTTGTTGGAATGTGGATTTGATGAGTTGAATGCTCTTGATTGGAATAAGGGATGTTATATGGGGCAGGAGCTCACGGCACGAACCCGCTATCGTGGTTTGGTTCGTAAACGCCTTATCCCGGTTCGAATTGAGGGAAAGACCCCCCTCTTTCAAAGTCCCGTTCTTCAAGGAGGAGTAGAAGTTGGAGAAATGCGCACATCTATACAAAACATCGGCATTGCTATGATTCGCCTTGAGGCACTATCAAAGGCTTTGCCCTTTCAGTGTGAGGATGCT
- a CDS encoding GNAT family N-acetyltransferase gives MFRKSEKIVNALLQKKLVSFFFMLSFSEVNVAMETPTSQEGAQKKICELTLENGYKLVPYQKKHKRDFKAVVNNEGVYPYIRDGKLWSDEVIEARHVAYLKGNCNDNSVYKPNTFLACWVLLAPKGEVIGRGGFQVEDGCAPIATEVFFAIEKDFQGKGLGTACFKAIVNWFDQTVGSDILLRWLTMKENAISRKLAKSLGFEPRMTLWSGQPGQVFVNQWNKNYLVYERKGLNTDG, from the coding sequence GTGTTCAGGAAATCAGAGAAAATAGTTAATGCTCTCTTGCAAAAAAAACTCGTGTCATTCTTCTTTATGCTTTCATTCTCTGAAGTAAATGTTGCGATGGAAACACCTACTTCACAAGAAGGAGCACAAAAAAAGATATGTGAGTTAACACTCGAGAATGGATACAAATTGGTCCCTTATCAAAAGAAGCATAAACGTGATTTTAAGGCTGTTGTGAATAACGAAGGGGTTTATCCCTATATCAGGGATGGCAAGCTTTGGTCAGATGAGGTTATAGAAGCACGACATGTGGCCTATTTGAAGGGCAATTGTAATGACAACAGTGTCTATAAGCCGAATACGTTTCTTGCCTGCTGGGTTCTTCTCGCTCCCAAGGGGGAAGTTATTGGACGGGGAGGTTTTCAGGTTGAGGATGGTTGCGCCCCAATAGCCACGGAAGTTTTTTTTGCCATAGAGAAAGATTTTCAAGGAAAGGGTTTGGGAACGGCATGTTTCAAAGCCATTGTGAACTGGTTTGATCAAACCGTTGGCTCTGATATCCTCTTACGCTGGCTTACTATGAAAGAAAATGCGATCTCCCGAAAACTTGCTAAAAGTCTTGGGTTTGAGCCCCGAATGACATTATGGTCTGGTCAACCCGGTCAGGTTTTCGTCAATCAATGGAATAAAAACTACCTTGTTTATGAGCGCAAGGGTCTAAATACGGACGGCTAA
- the hemA gene encoding 5-aminolevulinate synthase codes for MNYDHIFSTHIQSLKGEGRYRIFADLERIVGEAPYALWHSPDGEKKVIIWCSNDYLGMSQHPEVIEAMVQAAQHYGAGSGGTRNISGTAHSHVLLEQEVATLHGKEKGLIFTSGYNANEATISALAQALPHCVVLSDEKNHASIIQGIRAGKSERRIFRHNNLNDLRENLKSLDPARPKIIAFISVYSMDGDIAPIEGICDLAEEFNAITYLDEVHAVGLYGPGGAGVAAQLGLQDRIDIIQANFAKAYGVIGGYITGSTPLVDYVRSVASGFIFTTSLPPGVVAAAHKSISILRNDTTLRNQLWRNVEKLKACLEKSSIPFQRLSSHIVPIIVGDPLQCFTVCDILRREYGIYVQPINYPTVPRGQERLRLTVTPSHTPEMIHQLGDALEDVWNRLNLKVAA; via the coding sequence ATGAACTACGATCATATTTTTTCAACGCACATCCAGTCTCTAAAAGGCGAAGGACGTTATAGAATATTTGCTGATCTGGAGCGCATCGTTGGTGAAGCGCCTTATGCTCTGTGGCATAGCCCGGATGGGGAGAAAAAGGTCATTATTTGGTGCAGTAATGACTACCTTGGGATGAGCCAGCACCCAGAAGTTATTGAAGCCATGGTTCAAGCTGCACAGCACTATGGTGCAGGATCGGGTGGTACCCGCAATATCTCAGGCACGGCTCACAGCCATGTGCTTTTAGAACAAGAAGTTGCGACTCTTCACGGCAAAGAAAAAGGATTGATTTTCACCTCTGGCTATAATGCCAACGAGGCCACAATTTCTGCCCTCGCCCAAGCCCTACCCCATTGCGTTGTGTTAAGTGATGAGAAAAACCACGCTTCGATTATCCAAGGGATTCGTGCCGGTAAATCAGAACGCAGGATTTTCCGCCACAACAACTTAAATGATTTGCGGGAAAACTTAAAATCTCTTGATCCAGCGCGACCCAAAATCATAGCCTTTATTTCTGTGTATTCTATGGATGGGGATATCGCCCCCATTGAGGGCATTTGCGATTTAGCTGAGGAGTTTAATGCCATCACGTATCTGGATGAAGTTCACGCTGTTGGACTGTATGGCCCAGGAGGCGCAGGGGTTGCCGCTCAACTCGGCTTGCAAGATCGTATCGATATTATTCAAGCCAACTTTGCTAAGGCTTATGGGGTGATTGGTGGGTATATTACTGGGTCCACCCCTCTTGTTGATTATGTGCGAAGTGTGGCTTCTGGTTTTATTTTCACAACCTCATTGCCCCCCGGTGTTGTGGCAGCTGCCCACAAATCCATCTCAATTTTGCGTAACGACACGACCTTGCGCAACCAATTATGGCGCAATGTTGAGAAGCTAAAAGCCTGCTTGGAAAAAAGCTCGATCCCGTTTCAACGCTTATCCAGTCACATTGTTCCCATTATTGTTGGAGATCCGCTTCAATGCTTTACGGTGTGTGATATTTTACGACGGGAATATGGTATCTATGTTCAACCAATCAACTACCCTACAGTCCCCCGCGGTCAAGAGCGTCTTCGCTTGACTGTCACCCCTTCTCATACCCCAGAAATGATCCATCAACTCGGCGATGCCCTGGAGGATGTATGGAATCGCCTTAATCTTAAGGTTGCAGCTTAA
- a CDS encoding ABC transporter permease, with amino-acid sequence MSAPLNWIQFVGAVELGFIYSLVVIGVYLSFRTLQFPDMTVDGSFPLGAAVAATLITGGVNPYAATFAAVLAGSAAGLVTAWLSTHLRMLNLLAGILSMLALYSVNLRIMGRPNIALLGERTILSGWMGLVPNSVSLGFITLLVIFGMYWFLSTRLGLAIRATGSNPKMGRAQGINDRRMVMTGLSSSNALVALGGALYAQVHGFADVTMGLGTIIIGLAAVIIGEALFPTRTVLQSIIACMLGGILYFIIRAMALNVEGFQASDLNLVTAILVASAMLLPGLSSKLRVGRKA; translated from the coding sequence ATGAGTGCACCTTTAAACTGGATCCAATTTGTGGGAGCCGTTGAGCTCGGGTTCATCTATAGCTTGGTTGTGATTGGGGTTTACTTATCCTTTCGCACCCTTCAATTTCCCGACATGACCGTCGATGGCAGCTTTCCCTTGGGAGCTGCCGTTGCAGCCACCCTCATTACGGGGGGTGTGAACCCTTATGCAGCTACGTTTGCGGCCGTGCTGGCAGGCTCCGCTGCAGGCCTTGTTACCGCCTGGTTATCAACACACTTGCGTATGTTAAATTTGTTAGCGGGTATCTTGTCCATGTTGGCCCTATACTCCGTTAACTTGCGCATCATGGGGCGACCCAACATCGCCCTCTTAGGTGAGAGGACGATTTTAAGCGGATGGATGGGGCTTGTTCCCAACTCTGTTTCCTTAGGATTCATTACCCTTTTGGTTATCTTTGGGATGTATTGGTTTTTGAGCACACGCCTCGGGCTTGCCATTCGAGCCACGGGAAGCAATCCCAAAATGGGCCGTGCGCAAGGTATTAACGACCGTCGCATGGTCATGACCGGACTTAGTTCCTCTAATGCTCTTGTGGCATTGGGGGGCGCTTTATATGCTCAAGTCCACGGATTTGCTGACGTCACCATGGGGCTTGGAACCATCATCATTGGCTTGGCCGCGGTCATTATTGGGGAAGCTCTCTTCCCCACTCGGACCGTCTTGCAGTCCATCATCGCGTGCATGTTGGGGGGGATTCTCTACTTCATCATTCGGGCGATGGCCTTAAACGTGGAAGGATTCCAAGCTTCTGACTTAAATTTGGTCACGGCCATATTGGTGGCATCCGCCATGCTTCTTCCCGGTTTAAGCAGCAAACTTCGCGTGGGGAGGAAAGCATGA
- a CDS encoding glycosyltransferase family 4 protein, whose translation MTDSKRKLVFLITELGYFCSHRLSLAKAAKQAGFEVGIITNCEARPQLTRYETDLKQFDIFHVPFHRSRLNPFAELKTLWQIGKLYRKLRPNIVHQVALKPVIYGTIWARLTGMPRIINALGGMGYLFTHRTLKSGVIRPILSLTLRILLKSPQCELILQNPDDADLMAPLVGPDKIHLIRGAGVDLKAFYPTQPSQTQTFNALMVSRLLWSKGLSELNEAAKILKREGIPLQIQVAGGLDPQNPASVPAATIEAWKAENVITWLGPVEDVASLYALTDIAVLPSYREGLPKSLLEAAACGKPIVTTDVPGCREVVSEGENGILVPPKDAKALANALKTLVESSELRLEMGRKSRVKAELEFDEQKIIAQTLEVYG comes from the coding sequence ATGACTGATTCAAAAAGAAAACTTGTCTTCCTCATCACGGAACTTGGGTACTTTTGCTCCCATCGCTTAAGCCTGGCTAAGGCTGCAAAGCAGGCGGGGTTTGAGGTGGGGATCATCACGAATTGTGAGGCGCGCCCGCAATTGACGCGTTATGAAACCGATCTAAAGCAATTTGACATCTTTCATGTGCCCTTTCACCGCTCCCGCCTGAATCCCTTTGCTGAACTCAAGACTCTTTGGCAGATTGGGAAGCTCTACCGCAAGCTTCGCCCGAATATTGTCCATCAAGTCGCCTTAAAGCCTGTGATTTACGGTACTATTTGGGCACGCCTCACGGGAATGCCGAGGATTATCAATGCTTTAGGGGGAATGGGATATTTATTTACGCACCGGACCTTGAAATCGGGGGTCATTCGCCCTATATTATCTCTTACCCTTAGAATTCTGCTGAAAAGTCCCCAATGTGAGCTGATTTTGCAGAATCCGGATGATGCGGATTTAATGGCCCCCTTAGTGGGGCCTGATAAAATCCACTTGATTCGGGGAGCAGGTGTTGACTTGAAGGCATTTTATCCGACGCAGCCTTCACAAACTCAAACATTTAATGCCTTGATGGTCAGTCGTTTGTTGTGGAGCAAGGGGTTGAGCGAACTTAATGAAGCTGCAAAGATTTTGAAACGAGAAGGTATTCCGCTCCAAATTCAAGTGGCGGGGGGCCTTGATCCTCAAAACCCAGCATCCGTACCAGCCGCGACAATAGAGGCTTGGAAGGCGGAGAACGTGATTACATGGCTTGGGCCAGTTGAAGATGTTGCTTCCCTGTATGCGCTAACTGACATCGCCGTTTTGCCGAGTTATCGAGAAGGATTGCCAAAATCCCTGTTGGAGGCCGCCGCCTGCGGTAAGCCCATTGTGACAACCGATGTCCCTGGTTGTCGGGAGGTTGTGTCTGAGGGTGAAAATGGCATTCTCGTGCCCCCAAAAGATGCTAAAGCTCTGGCAAATGCTTTAAAGACCCTCGTTGAATCTTCTGAACTTCGCCTGGAAATGGGAAGAAAGAGCCGCGTGAAGGCCGAGTTGGAATTTGATGAACAGAAGATAATTGCACAGACGCTCGAGGTTTATGGGTAG
- the xseA gene encoding exodeoxyribonuclease VII large subunit produces the protein MTALEVELQEVPVYSVTEISQNLKQMVEKTYGHVRVRGEISGLKRHTSGHTYFALKDADAVMDAVSWRGSLKRSPVALEEGLEIIALGRLTTYPGRSKYQMVVEEFEPTGQGALLKLLEERKARLAAEGLFEVARKKPLPPYPQKIGVVTSPTGAVLQDILHRLEDRYPCHVLVWPVLVQGQGAAEQVAAAIEGFNAMASPPDLIIVARGGGSLEDLWAFNEEIVVRAAANSRIPLISAVGHETDTTLIDYASDRRAPTPTAAAEMAVPVLVDLWQYLQDRQQRMTAVIAQELERRKMTLLAASRGLPDLTRLLEDKMQRLDEWAERLPALVRNYVQNLELRLPTLAQQFKASARRYYEVTNQQFELVASRLNHASYQRILDRGFCWTTTADGTFITRAKQIKKGATLTLHYGDGDVPVVEASGPVVRGKKTGNDERQKELF, from the coding sequence ATGACAGCATTAGAAGTCGAATTACAAGAGGTTCCTGTCTACTCCGTCACAGAAATTTCACAAAACTTGAAGCAGATGGTCGAAAAAACCTATGGTCATGTTCGGGTTCGAGGCGAAATTTCTGGGCTGAAGCGTCATACATCAGGCCATACCTATTTTGCGTTGAAGGATGCGGATGCGGTGATGGACGCTGTTTCTTGGCGGGGAAGTCTGAAAAGAAGTCCCGTTGCCTTGGAAGAGGGGCTGGAAATCATCGCTCTTGGGCGCCTAACCACCTATCCTGGTCGCTCAAAGTATCAGATGGTTGTGGAAGAGTTTGAGCCAACGGGCCAAGGGGCCCTCCTGAAACTACTGGAGGAACGAAAAGCCCGTTTAGCAGCGGAAGGTCTCTTTGAAGTTGCGCGCAAAAAGCCCCTGCCCCCTTACCCTCAGAAAATTGGAGTCGTGACCTCACCAACAGGCGCGGTTCTTCAAGATATCCTCCATCGCTTGGAGGACCGATACCCCTGTCATGTGCTGGTTTGGCCCGTTTTGGTTCAAGGGCAAGGAGCGGCTGAACAGGTGGCGGCTGCGATTGAGGGGTTTAATGCGATGGCCAGTCCCCCCGATTTGATAATCGTGGCGCGGGGCGGCGGAAGCCTGGAAGATCTTTGGGCGTTTAATGAAGAGATCGTGGTGCGGGCGGCTGCCAATAGTCGAATTCCCTTGATCTCTGCCGTGGGCCATGAAACAGATACGACGCTCATTGATTATGCGTCTGATCGCCGGGCGCCTACACCGACGGCCGCAGCCGAAATGGCGGTGCCTGTCTTGGTGGATTTGTGGCAATATTTGCAAGATCGCCAGCAACGGATGACGGCTGTGATTGCCCAAGAATTAGAACGTCGTAAAATGACGCTTCTGGCAGCGTCTCGCGGGTTGCCAGATTTAACACGCCTTCTGGAAGACAAGATGCAACGCCTGGACGAGTGGGCCGAACGGTTACCGGCGTTAGTGCGCAATTATGTGCAGAACCTGGAACTTCGCCTGCCCACACTCGCCCAACAATTTAAGGCGTCTGCCCGTCGATATTATGAGGTCACAAACCAGCAATTTGAGTTGGTGGCCAGTCGGTTGAACCACGCCTCCTACCAGCGTATCCTTGATCGGGGATTTTGTTGGACGACCACGGCCGATGGCACCTTCATTACGCGCGCAAAACAAATAAAGAAGGGCGCCACCCTTACCCTTCATTATGGGGATGGCGATGTGCCCGTGGTAGAGGCCTCAGGTCCAGTAGTGCGCGGAAAGAAGACAGGAAATGATGAGCGGCAGAAAGAGTTGTTTTAA